A stretch of Vicinamibacteria bacterium DNA encodes these proteins:
- the prfA gene encoding peptide chain release factor 1 has translation MDAITFQKLKDIEARFGTVEAQMSDPVLVRDPGAYQKLARESKEIAPVVERYRAYKGTLAELTKVQEMARAENDPELRELALEEVRTLEARRDRLDAEIPQLLIPKDPNDEKNVLLEIRAGTGGDEAALFAAEVFRMYSRFAERQRWKIDVVSANRTGQGGIKEVVAMIEGQRVYSKLRFESGAHRVQRVPVTEASGRIHTSAITVAVLPEAEEVDVRIDPKDLRVDTFCSSGPGGQSVNTTYSAVRVTHLPTGTVVSCQDEKSQIKNREKAMKVLRARLYEVALAEQQKEIASERRSQVGSGDRSEKIRTYNFQQSRVTDHRIGLTLHRLQEILDGDLDEIVNSLIAHHQAEKLKEPEPSPTR, from the coding sequence ATGGACGCGATCACGTTTCAGAAGCTGAAGGACATAGAGGCTCGTTTCGGGACCGTCGAGGCCCAGATGTCCGACCCCGTCCTGGTCCGCGACCCCGGCGCCTATCAGAAGCTGGCCCGGGAATCGAAGGAGATCGCTCCCGTGGTGGAGCGGTATCGGGCCTACAAGGGGACCCTGGCCGAGCTCACCAAGGTCCAGGAGATGGCGCGGGCGGAGAACGATCCGGAGCTGAGGGAGCTGGCCCTGGAGGAGGTCCGCACCTTGGAGGCCCGGCGGGACCGCTTGGACGCCGAGATCCCGCAGCTGCTCATTCCCAAGGACCCCAACGACGAGAAGAACGTCCTCCTGGAGATCCGGGCCGGCACGGGGGGCGATGAAGCCGCCCTCTTCGCGGCCGAGGTCTTCCGCATGTACTCCCGCTTCGCGGAGCGGCAGCGCTGGAAGATCGACGTGGTCTCCGCGAACCGCACCGGCCAGGGCGGGATCAAGGAAGTCGTGGCCATGATCGAGGGCCAGCGGGTCTACTCCAAGCTACGCTTCGAGAGCGGGGCGCACCGCGTGCAGCGGGTGCCCGTGACGGAGGCCTCCGGCCGCATCCACACCTCGGCCATCACGGTCGCCGTACTCCCCGAGGCGGAGGAGGTGGACGTCCGGATCGACCCCAAGGACCTGCGCGTCGACACCTTTTGCTCCTCTGGCCCCGGGGGCCAGAGCGTGAACACCACCTACTCCGCCGTGCGGGTCACCCACCTCCCCACCGGCACCGTAGTCTCCTGCCAGGACGAGAAGAGCCAGATCAAGAACCGCGAGAAGGCCATGAAGGTTCTGCGGGCGCGGCTCTACGAGGTGGCGCTGGCGGAGCAGCAGAAGGAGATCGCGAGCGAGCGCCGCAGCCAGGTGGGTTCGGGGGACCGCAGCGAGAAGATCCGGACCTACAACTTCCAGCAGTCCCGGGTCACCGACCACCGCATCGGGCTCACCCTCCACCGCCTGCAGGAGATCCTGGACGGCGACCTGGACGAGATCGTGAATTCCCTGATCGCCCACCACCAGGCCGAGAAGCTCAAGGAGCCGGAGCCCAGCCCCACGCGCTGA